The Marinilongibacter aquaticus genome has a window encoding:
- a CDS encoding Crp/Fnr family transcriptional regulator, which translates to MSERFGNRFPFDEKPWNDCTSCFKQVQVPAKTTLLQEGQISKKVFFIEKGCIRVWFNKDGKDITFQFFLEGDRVSSTESFKKNIPSIVTIETIEPCTLWVISKRDMDKMLKEGFEIPEVREKLLDRLFDRNIHYMKHCLSFIKDTPQERYLDLMKEKPQIVKRIPQHYIASYLGITTVHLSRIKSKLAKEK; encoded by the coding sequence ATGTCTGAACGATTCGGAAATAGATTCCCTTTTGACGAAAAACCTTGGAATGACTGCACAAGTTGTTTCAAACAAGTCCAAGTCCCTGCGAAAACGACACTTCTACAAGAAGGGCAAATTTCTAAAAAAGTGTTTTTTATAGAAAAGGGCTGCATTCGTGTTTGGTTTAATAAAGACGGGAAGGACATAACTTTTCAATTCTTTTTGGAAGGCGACCGGGTGTCTTCAACAGAAAGTTTCAAAAAAAACATACCCAGCATCGTTACCATAGAAACAATCGAACCCTGCACTCTATGGGTTATAAGCAAAAGGGATATGGACAAAATGTTGAAAGAGGGTTTTGAGATTCCTGAGGTCAGGGAAAAACTTCTCGACCGTTTATTTGACCGCAATATTCATTATATGAAACACTGTCTTTCATTCATAAAAGACACGCCGCAAGAACGTTATCTTGATCTGATGAAAGAAAAGCCACAAATCGTAAAACGAATTCCGCAACATTATATCGCTTCCTATTTAGGTATTACTACCGTTCATTTGAGTCGCATAAAAAGCAAATTGGCAAAAGAAAAATAG
- a CDS encoding nuclear transport factor 2 family protein, which translates to MEEQLKAIIEKTQMAELLTRYFAAVDDKRIDANVVRETFTSDARIIPPGGTEMTGRESILDSHTKSFARFRATHHVITNFIIDIKGNRASLRSNIIANHMWADNEEFPSPKNKYFLADGVFSAKTAKAGNQWHISELKNNVVWPTRDGMNETLAFSERSKDK; encoded by the coding sequence ATGGAAGAGCAGCTAAAAGCCATTATTGAAAAAACACAAATGGCTGAACTGCTGACTCGATATTTTGCAGCAGTTGACGATAAACGGATAGATGCAAATGTAGTCAGGGAAACCTTTACAAGTGATGCCAGGATTATTCCACCCGGCGGCACAGAAATGACGGGACGGGAAAGCATTCTTGACAGCCACACAAAAAGCTTTGCCCGATTCAGGGCAACTCATCACGTAATAACCAATTTCATTATTGACATAAAGGGCAATAGGGCTAGTTTACGAAGTAATATTATAGCCAATCATATGTGGGCCGACAACGAAGAATTTCCGAGCCCAAAAAACAAATATTTTCTTGCGGACGGAGTATTTTCTGCCAAAACGGCAAAAGCCGGCAACCAATGGCATATTAGCGAATTGAAAAACAATGTTGTTTGGCCAACAAGAGACGGAATGAACGAAACGTTAGCGTTTTCTGAACGCTCAAAAGATAAATAA
- a CDS encoding redoxin domain-containing protein produces MNAKIGVAALLCLWLSRVLPACGQGLKVGDRLPPAFWQMPLEVAGGKPSIRLREDGGQLILLDFWATWCGPCIRSLSSLDSLQREFGPRLLVLPVSSDPPEKTLAFMAKRKLGLPPVAANDSLNAWFPHRYIPHYVWIHGGAVAAITGSGAVSRRAVGQLLDGGGAGLSTKDDRTDFDHRRPLFLEGNAGDGSQVKYHSLLSGPIAGLNRMQSVPGEGATGLHSRIFAINCTVPELYRMALGAALSLPANRIVLQVSEPPGPVRQGKKGSLAAMEKEDTYCYELLVPPQTAGRIRAHMLADLDRYLGLRGGMEERPVDCYELRAGRPLGSSGAAPEANIYDPRASRIRIVNRPITVLAEYLNNHLPRYVIDSTGLKAPVDLSLPNMERAGFDLLEKSLRAYGLRLVPVKRTLPVLVIRDGAGAEP; encoded by the coding sequence ATGAACGCAAAAATCGGCGTGGCGGCACTGCTGTGCCTTTGGCTTTCCCGTGTGCTTCCGGCCTGCGGGCAGGGCCTGAAAGTGGGCGACAGGCTACCGCCCGCCTTCTGGCAGATGCCGCTGGAGGTGGCGGGCGGCAAACCGTCCATCCGCCTTCGGGAGGACGGTGGGCAGCTCATCCTGCTGGACTTCTGGGCCACCTGGTGCGGCCCCTGCATCCGTTCGCTGTCCAGCCTGGACAGCCTGCAAAGGGAGTTCGGCCCCCGCCTGCTGGTGCTCCCGGTAAGCTCGGACCCCCCGGAAAAGACGCTGGCCTTTATGGCCAAGCGGAAGCTGGGCCTTCCCCCCGTGGCCGCCAACGACTCGCTGAATGCCTGGTTCCCGCACCGCTATATCCCGCATTACGTCTGGATCCACGGGGGTGCGGTGGCGGCGATCACGGGCAGCGGGGCCGTCAGCCGCCGGGCCGTAGGGCAGCTGCTGGACGGGGGCGGGGCGGGGCTTTCCACCAAGGACGACCGGACGGACTTCGACCACCGCAGGCCGCTGTTCCTGGAGGGCAACGCAGGGGACGGCTCTCAAGTCAAATACCACAGCCTGCTCTCGGGCCCCATCGCGGGCCTGAACCGCATGCAGTCGGTGCCGGGGGAGGGGGCCACGGGCCTGCATTCCCGTATTTTTGCCATCAACTGCACCGTGCCCGAGCTCTACCGGATGGCCCTTGGGGCCGCCCTTTCCCTTCCTGCCAACCGCATCGTCCTACAGGTCAGTGAGCCCCCGGGCCCGGTCCGGCAGGGCAAGAAGGGCAGCCTTGCAGCAATGGAAAAAGAAGACACCTATTGTTACGAACTGCTCGTCCCGCCCCAAACGGCCGGCCGGATCAGGGCCCACATGCTGGCCGACCTGGACCGCTACCTGGGACTGCGGGGCGGGATGGAAGAACGCCCTGTGGACTGTTACGAGCTGAGGGCCGGCCGGCCCCTGGGCAGCAGCGGTGCCGCACCCGAGGCGAATATCTATGACCCCCGGGCCTCCCGGATCCGGATCGTGAACCGGCCCATAACCGTACTGGCGGAGTACCTCAACAATCACCTGCCCCGGTACGTGATCGACTCCACGGGCCTAAAGGCCCCCGTCGACCTGAGCCTGCCCAATATGGAACGGGCAGGCTTTGACCTGCTCGAAAAGTCCCTCCGGGCCTACGGGCTCCGTCTCGTGCCCGTCAAAAGAACACTTCCGGTGCTCGTCATCCGCGACGGTGCGGGGGCCGAACCTTAA
- a CDS encoding RHS repeat-associated core domain-containing protein, giving the protein MKVRPCAGNPQLSLRAVMEGVGLAGDWDKQLYQGNELVKFNGYNNYDFNLRQYDPWKGQFDSVDPVDQYGISPYAAMMNNPAYYTDPNGDCPVCVVYAAAALIGGGGTL; this is encoded by the coding sequence ATGAAAGTACGGCCTTGTGCAGGAAACCCACAATTATCCCTTCGGGCGGTGATGGAGGGGGTAGGCCTGGCGGGGGATTGGGATAAGCAACTTTATCAGGGCAATGAATTGGTCAAGTTCAATGGGTATAACAATTACGATTTCAACCTTCGGCAGTACGACCCGTGGAAGGGGCAGTTCGACAGCGTCGATCCCGTGGACCAATACGGCATAAGCCCTTATGCCGCAATGATGAACAATCCCGCGTACTATACCGACCCCAACGGGGATTGCCCTGTTTGTGTGGTTTATGCTGCTGCGGCTCTTATAGGTGGTGGTGGAACCTTATAA
- a CDS encoding JAB domain-containing protein encodes MDRINSTVFSTEFMELRVSAVRRGTARISLNSPQRLDVAFRPFFSDCMDDHEEVWVLCMDSELKPLCVSRISSGGLYQSLVPFRYIIRAAVLSNARAVAIAHNHPSGRLQPSREDREFARRLEQAAELFDIRLLDSLILSSEGHYSFRDQGLLN; translated from the coding sequence ATGGACAGGATCAATTCAACGGTGTTTTCGACGGAGTTCATGGAACTCAGGGTGAGTGCGGTGCGACGGGGCACGGCACGGATCTCGCTGAACAGCCCGCAGCGGCTGGATGTGGCCTTCAGGCCCTTTTTCTCGGATTGCATGGACGACCACGAGGAGGTGTGGGTGCTGTGCATGGACAGCGAGCTGAAGCCGCTGTGCGTGAGCAGGATCTCCTCCGGGGGGCTTTACCAGTCCCTGGTGCCCTTCCGCTACATCATCAGGGCGGCGGTGCTGTCGAATGCCCGGGCGGTGGCCATAGCCCACAACCACCCCAGCGGCAGGCTGCAGCCCTCGCGTGAGGACAGGGAATTCGCCCGCCGGCTGGAACAGGCGGCCGAACTGTTCGACATCCGCCTGCTGGACTCCCTTATCCTGAGCTCGGAGGGGCATTACTCCTTCCGCGACCAGGGCCTGCTGAATTAG
- a CDS encoding RHS repeat domain-containing protein, whose amino-acid sequence MDKLHNGSGAGDTWGRLVYYPFGAVMEGVGLSGDWKFLYQSKESISFNGANLYDFNTRSYDAYLGRFLQLDGANQFASGYVGMGNMPTVGVDPDGQFAFIPILAAAIVGGVINGASYDMQGKGFGNGFWRGAIVGALGGVAGAFAPNAAIAGLGKTLAYGAGTGAGVGAAGAALNGGNIGQGALIGGLSGGLFSGIGWGLTRNAINSELYGGDGFAFNAGPGGPGKPWYGYAKGSRSFLRGGNIVVSAPSRGMMVPAPAVPWWSLWGGRSMAAATRATGILSLAGILEGDVPRKAPNYITMYRNMGQAEYDSFIRKGMNFGIGGNSLEYAKEFWMTPDGLIDWNSRRLAGPYNVTIQVPKTIVSPYGLVQQQILDGHLAGIVSPTNLNLFNKAKIVTSISKR is encoded by the coding sequence TTGGATAAGCTCCACAACGGCTCTGGTGCAGGAGACACATGGGGACGCCTAGTCTACTACCCCTTCGGGGCAGTGATGGAGGGGGTTGGTTTATCTGGAGACTGGAAGTTTCTATATCAATCCAAAGAAAGCATTTCTTTCAACGGAGCCAACCTCTACGACTTCAATACAAGAAGTTATGATGCCTATCTGGGCCGATTCCTGCAACTGGATGGGGCCAACCAATTTGCCTCCGGGTACGTGGGCATGGGGAATATGCCTACTGTGGGGGTTGACCCGGATGGGCAGTTTGCCTTCATTCCGATATTGGCCGCCGCAATTGTGGGCGGTGTGATAAACGGGGCCAGCTACGACATGCAGGGCAAGGGCTTCGGCAACGGATTTTGGCGGGGGGCTATAGTTGGGGCTTTGGGCGGCGTGGCAGGAGCATTTGCCCCAAATGCCGCGATAGCAGGCTTAGGCAAGACCTTGGCATACGGTGCGGGAACCGGGGCCGGAGTCGGTGCGGCGGGTGCGGCCCTGAATGGCGGCAATATCGGACAGGGAGCCTTGATAGGCGGGCTTTCCGGTGGGCTGTTTTCGGGGATCGGCTGGGGGCTGACCAGAAACGCAATTAATTCTGAACTTTACGGTGGAGATGGCTTCGCATTCAATGCTGGGCCGGGCGGACCGGGAAAGCCCTGGTATGGATACGCTAAGGGAAGCCGCTCTTTTTTGAGAGGTGGCAATATTGTAGTCAGTGCTCCAAGCAGGGGCATGATGGTTCCCGCTCCAGCAGTGCCTTGGTGGTCTCTGTGGGGCGGAAGGTCTATGGCCGCGGCAACCAGAGCAACAGGGATACTCTCGTTGGCGGGAATCTTAGAGGGGGATGTTCCAAGAAAGGCTCCGAACTACATAACAATGTACAGGAATATGGGACAAGCAGAATATGATAGTTTTATACGAAAAGGTATGAATTTCGGTATTGGCGGCAATTCTTTAGAATATGCAAAAGAGTTTTGGATGACCCCAGATGGATTGATCGATTGGAATTCGAGAAGACTGGCAGGACCTTATAATGTTACAATCCAAGTTCCCAAGACAATAGTTAGCCCATATGGGCTGGTTCAACAACAAATTTTAGATGGACATTTAGCAGGAATAGTATCACCAACAAATTTAAACTTGTTTAACAAGGCAAAAATTGTCACTTCAATTTCAAAACGATAA
- a CDS encoding NAD(P)H-dependent oxidoreductase — MQTKHHPKIYWNSFTISSMKAIIIFDHPYGIQASENEPHNRSFSAAVYKKVKEAIEAQNGKVDLIDLRADNFNPVMSKEDLVAWRTQPFIDKQTDDYFQRLTNADKIVFIFPIWWESMPASTKGFLDKVLAKGRLKSGDLARLQKKNPEIYVMTVSGTPTVIYRFWYGNPIVKIFKKGTFNKIGLKQFRWINFNAEGRKLDGRIKLLNTVPGKLK; from the coding sequence TTGCAAACAAAACATCACCCGAAGATATATTGGAACTCATTTACAATAAGTAGTATGAAAGCCATAATTATTTTTGACCATCCTTATGGCATACAGGCATCTGAAAACGAGCCGCACAACCGTTCTTTTTCTGCGGCTGTTTACAAAAAAGTTAAAGAAGCAATCGAAGCCCAAAACGGAAAAGTTGATCTTATTGATTTGCGGGCTGACAACTTTAATCCCGTAATGAGCAAAGAAGACCTTGTTGCTTGGCGTACACAACCGTTTATTGACAAACAAACTGACGATTACTTCCAACGTTTGACAAACGCAGACAAAATTGTTTTCATTTTCCCTATTTGGTGGGAAAGTATGCCGGCCTCTACCAAAGGTTTTCTCGATAAGGTCCTTGCAAAAGGACGTTTGAAATCTGGCGACTTGGCAAGACTTCAGAAGAAAAACCCTGAAATTTACGTTATGACAGTATCCGGAACACCAACTGTCATTTATCGTTTTTGGTACGGTAACCCAATCGTGAAAATATTCAAAAAAGGAACTTTTAACAAAATCGGACTAAAACAATTCCGTTGGATAAACTTCAATGCGGAAGGCCGCAAATTAGACGGACGAATTAAATTGTTGAACACTGTTCCCGGCAAATTGAAATAA
- a CDS encoding DUF6443 domain-containing protein — MKRAICLILIISSWARAQITPGTGKPYIQSSTARIATTDPADLSDPTKGTTTIQYMDGMGRAMQQVSYRSSPGMLDMVSGITELDALGRPRYGYLPVQSAGQNGAYTGNYASLAQSFYNDTAPYSEVDSYDASPLSSPVKSIAPGQAYRAGSPKGVVQDYETAGAGIRKYVIQAGGTIEGTQTYSNGDLLKATLIDEDGNTSIEYTGGKSGRLLLVQQKDRTGSTYLNTAYIYDFMGRLRYVVPPKAFSAQNSFTEGSSYFDEGIYATHYDGRGRTVESHVPGGGWTYTVYNELDQPVMSQDARQRESNLWTWIKYDGHGRPVMSGTYNSTASRTTLQNAFLSFTANEQFEERSTASGNLYGHTNKSFPTSISLTAGDVCKVNYYDDYNWVNNTALNYQAYKSSQWTNVKGRATGNLVKNLGNGQLLKSVMYYDDRGRVIQTHTQNRFGGINQSDFVYNFPGELLEERTVYRKPGQADLELKTTYEYDHVGRVLGATHYLNGRATPLAQYVHDEIGRLKQKNLMAAAHDIITENSPQPDGDRDLANRYVLLEPGTVSAANGTYLAQVMPSALQKIDYSYDIRGQLRGINTDASGNISLQDGDVFGMKLDHFETAQTYNGKVARQSWQTASGARSYTYSYDGYDRLSAAAYSGQGAENYGVGGIGYDANGNISGLNRNGYNGSGWGQIDNLSYTYANAGYGNRLLGVRDFANTTAGQKDNGSSSDYTYWPDGSLKSDANKGITQIDYNFLGLPEKIHFGASIRIENIYDAEGLLLYRKFINGGTVTQTDYMGGLIYENGILQSILHDEGRIKVDGGNLNSIHYQFFITDHLGNTRAIVERASSTTALVQETHYYPFGAVMEGVGIDGGWKFLYQSKESLTFNGANLYDFNTRSYDAYLGRFLQLDGANQFASGYVGMGNMPTVGVDPDGQWVHIVAGAVVGGVFNLGVKLIQGDIHSFKDGAVAFGIGAAAGAVTAATGGAAAGAFGLSSSGALTGIVTGGVGALAGDPIRGLGNAAYFGDQYTLKDYGIGVASGAILGGVTGAIGAARNRTNWWNGAPRGNGLPTFSSPKVNNEAIAAEGWVKGPKGAWINNSAPSGYGIGGNASSQFPDWVDDLGNTHKGGTYTITNNNVVQITKSTFGHTFTNHGANATNFIMNRARGSGIPSGQFLDDQVAARFILDNLGKTAQGAVSVPIPQGFPARMVMPDGAFRAATHVRIVPSGTGVKTAYPELIKR; from the coding sequence ATGAAAAGAGCAATCTGCCTTATATTGATAATCAGCAGCTGGGCACGGGCACAGATCACGCCCGGCACCGGCAAGCCCTATATCCAAAGCAGCACGGCACGGATAGCGACCACCGACCCGGCAGACCTGAGCGACCCCACCAAGGGCACCACCACCATTCAGTACATGGACGGTATGGGAAGGGCCATGCAGCAGGTATCCTACCGCAGCAGCCCGGGCATGCTGGACATGGTAAGCGGCATTACCGAGCTGGACGCATTGGGGCGTCCCAGGTACGGCTACCTGCCCGTGCAATCCGCAGGGCAAAACGGAGCCTATACGGGCAATTACGCCAGCCTTGCCCAAAGCTTTTATAATGACACGGCTCCCTACAGCGAAGTGGACAGCTACGATGCCTCTCCCCTGAGCAGCCCCGTCAAGAGCATTGCCCCCGGGCAGGCCTACCGGGCAGGCAGCCCAAAGGGTGTGGTGCAGGACTATGAAACGGCAGGTGCGGGCATTCGTAAATATGTGATCCAGGCCGGCGGCACCATAGAGGGAACCCAGACGTACAGCAACGGGGATCTGCTCAAGGCCACGCTCATTGATGAAGACGGCAATACGAGCATTGAATATACCGGTGGTAAATCCGGCAGGCTGCTGCTGGTGCAGCAGAAAGACCGCACCGGCAGCACCTATTTAAATACAGCCTATATCTATGATTTTATGGGCAGGCTACGCTATGTGGTGCCGCCAAAGGCCTTTAGTGCCCAAAACAGCTTTACCGAGGGCAGCAGCTATTTTGATGAGGGCATCTATGCAACCCACTACGATGGGCGGGGAAGAACCGTAGAAAGTCATGTCCCGGGTGGGGGATGGACATACACGGTCTACAACGAACTGGATCAGCCGGTGATGAGCCAGGATGCCCGGCAGCGTGAGTCCAACTTGTGGACATGGATCAAATACGACGGCCACGGCAGGCCGGTGATGAGCGGCACCTACAACAGCACGGCCAGCCGCACCACCCTGCAGAATGCCTTTTTGTCATTCACGGCCAATGAGCAGTTCGAGGAGCGGTCTACCGCCAGTGGGAATCTCTACGGCCATACCAATAAAAGCTTCCCGACCAGCATATCCCTTACTGCCGGTGATGTGTGTAAGGTGAATTATTACGATGACTACAATTGGGTCAATAATACGGCCCTGAATTATCAGGCCTACAAAAGCAGCCAATGGACAAATGTGAAAGGCCGGGCCACGGGCAATCTGGTAAAGAATCTGGGCAATGGCCAGCTGTTGAAATCGGTCATGTATTACGATGACCGGGGAAGGGTAATCCAAACCCATACCCAGAACCGTTTCGGGGGCATCAACCAGAGCGATTTCGTCTACAATTTCCCCGGCGAGCTCCTGGAGGAACGCACCGTTTACCGCAAACCCGGGCAGGCCGATCTGGAGCTTAAGACCACCTATGAGTACGATCATGTGGGCAGGGTATTGGGTGCCACCCATTACCTGAACGGCAGGGCCACACCGCTGGCCCAGTACGTCCATGACGAAATCGGTCGCCTGAAACAGAAGAACCTGATGGCCGCCGCCCACGACATCATCACCGAAAACAGCCCCCAGCCCGATGGCGACCGGGATCTGGCCAACCGTTACGTGCTCCTTGAGCCGGGCACCGTTTCGGCCGCCAACGGCACCTATCTGGCACAGGTGATGCCCAGTGCTCTGCAGAAAATAGATTACAGCTACGACATCCGTGGGCAGCTCAGGGGCATCAACACCGATGCCTCGGGGAACATCAGCCTGCAGGACGGCGATGTCTTCGGCATGAAGCTGGACCACTTCGAAACCGCCCAGACCTACAACGGAAAGGTGGCCAGACAGAGCTGGCAGACGGCAAGCGGGGCACGCTCGTACACCTATTCCTACGACGGCTACGACCGCCTTTCGGCGGCGGCCTACAGCGGGCAGGGGGCCGAGAACTACGGTGTCGGCGGCATCGGCTACGATGCCAATGGAAACATCTCGGGCCTGAACAGGAACGGGTACAATGGCAGCGGCTGGGGGCAGATCGACAACCTGAGCTATACCTACGCCAATGCAGGCTATGGGAACCGGCTCCTGGGAGTGCGGGATTTTGCCAATACTACGGCAGGTCAGAAGGACAATGGCAGCAGCTCCGATTATACTTACTGGCCGGACGGTTCGCTGAAATCTGATGCCAATAAGGGAATCACTCAGATAGATTATAATTTCCTGGGGCTGCCCGAGAAGATTCATTTCGGTGCATCTATCAGAATCGAGAACATTTACGATGCTGAGGGGCTTCTACTGTACCGAAAGTTCATCAATGGCGGTACGGTTACCCAAACCGACTACATGGGTGGTCTCATCTATGAAAATGGGATATTACAAAGCATTCTCCACGATGAAGGAAGAATCAAAGTGGATGGAGGAAACCTGAATTCTATTCATTACCAGTTCTTTATTACCGATCATTTGGGAAACACCCGAGCGATAGTCGAAAGAGCAAGCTCCACAACAGCCCTTGTGCAGGAAACCCACTACTACCCCTTCGGGGCTGTGATGGAGGGCGTGGGGATTGATGGTGGTTGGAAGTTCCTCTATCAAAGCAAAGAAAGTTTAACTTTTAACGGAGCCAATTTATATGACTTCAATACCCGGAGTTATGATGCTTATCTGGGCCGATTCCTGCAACTGGATGGGGCCAACCAATTTGCCTCCGGGTACGTGGGCATGGGTAATATGCCCACCGTGGGTGTCGATCCGGATGGGCAATGGGTTCATATAGTCGCTGGTGCCGTTGTTGGTGGCGTTTTCAACCTTGGGGTTAAGTTAATTCAAGGCGATATACATTCTTTCAAGGATGGTGCTGTCGCTTTTGGTATCGGGGCAGCAGCTGGTGCTGTTACTGCCGCAACAGGAGGTGCAGCTGCAGGTGCCTTTGGATTAAGTAGCTCTGGGGCTTTAACCGGAATAGTTACAGGTGGTGTTGGAGCTTTAGCAGGTGACCCGATTAGAGGACTAGGAAATGCCGCCTATTTTGGGGATCAATACACCTTGAAGGATTATGGAATAGGTGTTGCTAGTGGGGCAATTTTAGGAGGCGTGACTGGAGCAATTGGAGCAGCTCGTAATCGAACAAACTGGTGGAATGGGGCACCTAGAGGAAATGGGTTGCCAACATTCAGCTCTCCGAAAGTCAATAATGAGGCTATTGCCGCAGAAGGCTGGGTAAAAGGTCCTAAGGGAGCGTGGATAAATAATTCTGCACCCTCAGGATATGGGATTGGAGGAAATGCATCGAGCCAATTCCCGGATTGGGTTGATGATTTGGGGAATACGCATAAAGGTGGTACGTATACAATTACAAACAACAATGTTGTACAGATCACCAAATCAACATTTGGACATACATTTACAAATCATGGTGCAAATGCTACTAATTTTATTATGAATAGAGCTAGAGGGTCAGGTATTCCTTCGGGTCAATTCTTGGATGACCAAGTAGCTGCAAGGTTTATTCTTGATAATTTGGGAAAAACCGCCCAAGGTGCTGTTTCAGTACCCATTCCTCAAGGATTTCCTGCACGAATGGTAATGCCTGATGGTGCGTTTCGTGCAGCAACTCATGTTAGAATTGTACCAAGTGGGACAGGTGTCAAAACAGCATATCCAGAATTAATAAAACGATGA
- a CDS encoding Crp/Fnr family transcriptional regulator, whose protein sequence is MIAYLQHLTKNALDTETLKQVQQHIVTKTYKNKEIIGTTDILSRNLYFIESGLTRVFYSTEIKDVTFYFMKEKDFYISVESIYQNSTSRCGIEAIGETVVSRIDFDFINRLLGKTPEFASMKESLFVDYIIKTNERLHFAKFTTPKERLGHIMATQPELFNQVSVSYIASYLGMSRETLSRLRGEIST, encoded by the coding sequence ATGATAGCGTATTTGCAACATCTCACTAAAAACGCATTGGACACGGAAACGTTAAAGCAAGTCCAGCAACATATCGTTACGAAAACGTATAAGAACAAAGAGATTATTGGAACGACTGACATTCTTTCCAGAAATCTTTACTTCATTGAAAGCGGCTTGACAAGAGTTTTCTATTCTACAGAAATCAAAGACGTAACCTTTTACTTTATGAAAGAGAAGGACTTTTACATTTCTGTAGAGAGTATTTATCAAAATTCGACTTCCAGATGCGGTATAGAAGCTATTGGAGAAACAGTTGTATCGCGAATCGATTTTGACTTCATCAATCGACTTCTGGGAAAAACTCCCGAGTTTGCCTCAATGAAAGAATCTTTGTTTGTAGATTATATCATCAAAACCAATGAACGCCTGCACTTTGCCAAATTTACTACGCCAAAAGAGCGTTTGGGACACATAATGGCCACTCAGCCTGAATTGTTTAATCAAGTTTCCGTCAGCTACATTGCTTCTTATTTGGGAATGTCCAGGGAAACATTGAGTCGCTTGCGGGGAGAAATTTCTACATAG
- a CDS encoding SDR family oxidoreductase, with product MATKVLVLGANGAIAQHVIAFLQHKENIVLTLFARNTEQLGKFRSSAKIIEGDVLNTNGLNGAVKGQDIVYANLSGAVDTMAKEIVSAMDANGVKRLIFVTSLGIYKEVAGKFGEWNELMIGSGLIPYRKAADIIEKSDLDYTIVRPSWLTNNDETDYETTQKGEPFRGTEVARKAVAAYISDIVAKPEKDIKSSVGLNKPGIYGDRPAFY from the coding sequence ATGGCAACAAAAGTATTGGTGTTGGGAGCGAACGGAGCTATTGCACAACACGTTATCGCATTTCTTCAACATAAGGAGAATATTGTGCTGACCCTGTTTGCAAGAAACACGGAACAATTGGGCAAATTTAGATCGTCCGCAAAAATCATTGAAGGTGACGTGCTGAACACAAACGGTCTGAACGGAGCGGTCAAAGGACAGGATATAGTTTACGCCAACCTTTCGGGTGCGGTGGATACAATGGCAAAAGAAATTGTATCGGCAATGGATGCCAACGGCGTAAAGCGACTGATTTTCGTTACCTCGTTAGGGATTTACAAAGAGGTGGCCGGAAAATTCGGAGAATGGAATGAGCTGATGATCGGTTCGGGTTTGATTCCTTACCGCAAAGCGGCCGACATTATCGAAAAGTCGGATTTGGACTATACGATAGTTCGTCCGTCTTGGCTGACCAACAATGATGAGACGGATTACGAAACCACGCAGAAGGGCGAACCCTTCAGGGGCACGGAGGTTGCACGGAAAGCCGTTGCGGCATATATTTCCGATATTGTCGCCAAGCCCGAAAAGGACATCAAATCAAGCGTGGGATTGAACAAGCCCGGTATTTATGGTGACAGGCCGGCCTTTTATTGA
- a CDS encoding DUF4405 domain-containing protein, with amino-acid sequence MKFNRDVVTPYLGAVFIVVALSGILMFFHLLDDYTNVVHEFLGLAFALFAILHIITNWRSVENYAKKKKVFLPGVIILCVSITLVVIGKAKGNLERELLEQVVKSPVCYSFKALDIDYSRAENILGQHNVVMEDSLQSILEISVANKTSPEDILELIYNK; translated from the coding sequence ATGAAATTTAACCGCGATGTTGTAACGCCCTATTTGGGTGCCGTTTTTATTGTTGTTGCCCTTTCGGGCATTCTAATGTTCTTTCATTTGTTGGACGATTATACAAATGTTGTCCACGAGTTTTTAGGATTGGCCTTTGCACTTTTTGCTATTCTTCACATCATTACAAATTGGAGAAGTGTTGAAAATTATGCCAAAAAAAAGAAGGTTTTCTTACCCGGCGTCATTATTCTGTGTGTGTCAATTACATTGGTTGTCATTGGCAAAGCAAAAGGCAATCTTGAACGAGAATTATTGGAACAAGTGGTAAAATCACCTGTTTGTTATTCTTTCAAAGCATTAGATATTGATTACTCTCGGGCAGAAAACATACTTGGGCAACACAATGTTGTAATGGAAGATTCTCTGCAATCCATACTGGAAATCAGTGTTGCAAACAAAACATCACCCGAAGATATATTGGAACTCATTTACAATAAGTAG